The Amblyomma americanum isolate KBUSLIRL-KWMA chromosome 2, ASM5285725v1, whole genome shotgun sequence genome contains the following window.
TCCTGCTGGGAACGAAAGCTACTCAGGCTTTTATCACATGCTTTGGCCTGGCTTGTCAGGTCTTGTATTTCTGACAGAATGCTATCCACAGACTTCATAGAACCGAGCTGCTGGACCCTAGGTGACTTAGATGCTAAGTTGCGCCGTAGTGCACTAATATCGAGCTCCAGGCGGTCAATGTGCTCAGCTTCACCCGTCATGGAGTTAGCCATGGCCAAGTCAAAAAGACGGCTGTCTAGAATCTCTTCCTCCTTGCTCCGTTGTGTCTCCAAGGAAGCCTGCTCGGCTTTCAGTTCCTCaatcttctttttcagctttggAACATCGCGGGTCTTCAGCTGATTCATCTTTGTTTCGTCACCTTTAAGTCTCTGCATAGCATTGAACAGGTTTTCCTTTTCTGAGATCACATCAGACATGGTTTTTGCTTGCGTGGGGATCTCACAGATTCTTCTCTCCAAGTCAGAAGCGAGGCTCGCCGCCAACCGTCTTTCAGCGAAGTCTCGTTTGCAAAGAGGGCAACAGGGCTTTGCTTTGAGGGATGCAATGTATCTTTGGTACATTGCCAGGCTCCCAGTCAGTTCTCCGGTCTCTTTACGAGCCTTTTCAATGTCCTCGTTCAGCTGACTAATACTTCCATCCAAATTTTCGGACCCACAGACACCAAGGATCTTTTTCCTGCTCTTCTCCAGCTCACTCTCTTTGTTTCTTAGATCTTCAGCCAACATTTTCAGCTGAGCTTCTAAAGAACTCTGCTTTGCCTGAAACTTGTTCACCGTGGTTCGCAGACAGTTAACATCAGCTTCAATCTGCGCTGCTTTTTCTTTCAGGTGCTTGCTGTAGTCTGAAGTGGGGACACTGCCAAGAAGCTCAACAAATTTTTCCTTGTTCTCTGCTATGATTGCTGCAAGAGCAGtagccttctcttcaacatcctGTTTAATCCGCTCAAGCTCTGCCTGTTCTTTGCTAAACCTCTGGGCATTGACAAGCTCTGCATTGAGCTTATCCAGCTTGCCGGTGATTTCATCTTTCAACTGCTGGTCAGTATCAATCTTCTCTTTAAGACTCTCACGCGTGTCCTTGCCTTCCAAAACACTTATCTGCTCTTTGAACCTCTCTATCTCGCTGTTTAATTCCCGCACCTGTGAGCTGTATGTCTTGGCATCAAGCAGTTCTTTACGAATCCTCATAATTTCCTTTCCATTTTCATCTATGCTCTTCCGCACAGAGTCAATCTTTTGCTCGCACTTTGACTTCTGCTCTCGCACAGAATCTACATCGCCCTGCAAGGCCTTTTCCCTTTCTTCGTTTTCCTGCTTTGCATCGTCAAAGAACCTTTgggcttctttctttttcttttcaagtcCTGCGAGGACAGATGTAACTTTGTCTTTAAGAGAGTTACTTGAACTGATGTCTGCATTGAGCGACAAGCGATCATTCAGCCGCTCCAATTTGGCCTCAATCTTCTGAGACGTCTCTTGGACGGCTAGTTGCTCACTCTGGAGCTGCCCCAACATAGGAAGGAGTTTTTTGTGTTCATCACTGTTCTTGTTCATCAGCGAGCATGTTTCTTGCAAGGTTCTCTTTTCCACCTCAAGAGACGCCTTGTCCTCCAGCATCTGTTCCTCGAAGTTCTGTATCTGCTGCTTCAACTGCTCAACTGAGCCAGTGAACACCTCCTTCAGGTTTGAGGTGATGCGCTTCACTTCATTCTCAGTGTACTGCAGTTGTTCTTTCTCGGCATTAAGTTTCTGCTGGAGGCTTCGCTCCTCGTCTTGCTTTTCTTCAAGAGTcttccaagcagcgcgcagtgGTTCCAGATCCTCTTCGATACCACGTGTTGTGATGGCATAGTCTTCGAGCCGTTGCTCCGCCTTGGCCGCCTCTTCTTCGTATTCGTCAGCTTTCTCCTTGTTCTGTCGGAGATACTTCAGTGCTTCCTTCAGCATTTTTACGCCATTCATATACTCTATTTTCTGCTTCCGAATTTGCTCCAGAGCCTTTATGTACTGAGTGGCTGCAAATATGTTGTCAAACTTTGTCTTGAGCGTTTGGCCCTCGGACAGCGGCCAGTTGGAATCGGTCTGGTGGCAAAAGATGACGTTCTCAAGAATGGCACGCGGCACACCTAGGAGTTCAATGACAGTGGCGCCGACATCGAAGCATCTAGGTGTGGCAGTGGTTTTCGTACCGTCTTTGTTGTACTGCACTAGAGCGGTGTCCACAGTCTTGAACGTAGTCGTAGCCTTATTTTGACGCAAAAGAAAACTTCGCGTCAACACGTTGGCGCAGCCTGTGACGTCAATGAACTTCAGTTTAATCTGGGCGTTCACCTCGACTTCACGATTGAGCTTAGGGTCGTGGATGAACACCTTGCCTTGGCCCGGTGGCAAGTCGCCCGTGGTCGCATTGCGCAGGCACTCGATGATAGTCGTCTTGCCCGTGCCGTTACAGCCCAAGATAAGCGTCAGTGGCGAGAAAAATGTCATCATCTGCTTGTCGGAGTCTTTGGGGCCGAAGCTCCTGATGCCTTGTATCTGCAATTTCTCGAGCATGGACATTTCGAGGCGATTTGTTGAAATTCTCTGGTAAACAAAGCAGCCCGCCGCTTAGCAGGCGAGACTGTACGCACATTCCCGCGCGCGCAATGACAAAACAGCGGCTTGTTTCGACAAGCGTTTGGCCAGTTAGGCTCGAAAAGCGCGTAGTCAAGCCAAGCCAAGTCATAGCTTTTTGTTATGGACAAGTCGAATGAGCCGTTTCGAGCCGTTTCGAGCCAACTGACGTCTGACCGTCTGAAAGATCCGAAAGATCAGTGGTCTCTGCAGCCGAGGCCTCCGAGGCGTAGGGCCTATGGGGTCGCTACCCGTCTCATAGCAATGCACGGCTGTTGCAGGCAGCAAACGGCTGCGTTTAAAATTATGGTGTGGTCATCGTCACCGGAGTCGTGATTAAATGGTGACCAAAGTCATTGTAAGGTTCCTGAAAAAGAGGATTGTGCTTGCTGTCATCTTCTGCGTATCGCTGCTGTATTGCTTATCGTCGCTCCTAAGAGAGGTGGGTCACGCATGGTCTGCTGCCCGTTCGTGCGATCGGGCACGGGTGCAAGCGCCGTGCCTCGCAGAAACCTGAACACCCCGCGGGAATCACCTGTTGTGCTTAGATTTCTTACACGGTGATCGGATGGAACAGTTGTGAGGCCTACACCGCAAGCGATGCTCATTTCCTCGTGTGATCTTGGTTTCAGGACTCCCTAGGCGTCGAAACGAACGAAACTCTAGAAAAGATATCTCTGCCACCGAGCTCCTTCAAATGGCATGTGGACAAAGAGAAAGGCAACTCAAGTGCCGCTGTTAGTTGCAGAAATTCGGTACAAGGAAAAGTACTCGTTGCGGATGACCGAGGTAAGTGGAGCTTGTCGGTCACGATCTCATTTCTGAATGGTACCGTGCTTTAGAGGTCGAAAGTTTTAAAAACTCAATTTTACCTCGTGGTGCCTCGAAAGCAGCGTCTCGGAATGGTGGTAGTGGCAACTTGTCGGCGCCGCTATTGTAGAATGTAAACACcttgaactcattttttttttaatttcatggaCATGCTGTGTTTCATGTTGATGTGTGCCAAGTTAATGTATTGACTGTCATTCGTTGTCGGAGGTTTGCAACTAGCATCATGCTCGACCGTTAAACGTGATGTTGAAACTTAAGTTATTTAAAGAGGCAcatgtttttgtttgcttttgttttgtttatttttatgtttaTTCGTTCTTCCCATAATTTGCACCCTTTACTTCATACAAGGCAATGTGGGCACAGAGCAGGTGGCATACTATGTAAGACTAGCAGTATGAAAGCATAACTGCTGCAACAAATGCTTGACATGCTGTTCTGTAATCGCTGATTTTGTTAATTGCTTGCCAGTGAAGTTTATGTGCAGTGTGAGTTTAAATAATGTACTTGTCATGTGAAGAATTGTGAAAATGTCGGAATGGAACGTCAAAACACGAAATCAGTACTCTGTTTTGCAGCAGTGTTTAGTGCCCCGATCTGCAAGCATATTCACTGCAGTATTGCACTTATGTGTAGGGAGTTAAAATTTTCTGTGACAGGCGCCATTTTGATGTACAGAGTGCAGCTTTAGCAGCACAGTCCGAAACAGGCGTCAGTAAGCCGATTAGACATGTCATGCTGCCTTTCACCGTTCTCCGTGTACATCAGTATGGCGGCCATCGATGCTCGTATGGGTACCCCCTGTAGAAATAACTCCTCTCAGCCATGACTTTTTTGTTCTGTTAATAACTGGAAATGCAGGCAGTATCTGGAGGTGTGCAGTGAAAATTGATGGCCTTGTTTGTGTGAACATGTGCATTACAACCATTTCAACGTGGTCACACATGCTCTCACATAATTAGTATCATCTATTTAGGTAACCATTTCCAAAAAGCATGAAATATTTCAAACCTCAAAATAAATGAGCAAACCATCTTTATCAGCCCTGAAGGCATTGTTTCAGAAATAAATTGGGGAAGGTATATTTTAAGTGTTCTGCTAAAGAAGTACTGGTTTCGACCTTCTAGGTTATGTCTGCCAGAGATCAGAGGTTGCATCAAATGGCTGTTGCATCGCTGAAGCGGCCAGTACACGGCGCTACTGCTGCGACACGTGCCAGCCAAATGGGTGCTGCAGCATCTACGAGTACTGCATCTCCTGCTGCATGCATCCGCAAAAGGTGTGCAACTGTGGACGTCTTCCATTAGCGCAAAATGCACCGCCATATATTGTTTTCTTTAAATACCCCACTAGGAGGCAGCCGTCATTCTCACGTGTGAGCCTTATTCATGGTTCAAATAGTACTAAAGACAATGAATGAGAGGAGGTGTCTTTGCCTCTTGCACTATTTTAGCCCTGAATTATTCAAAGCAACTCGCCCAAGTTCCCTTCATTCTGTGAGCACTGCATAGTAATGTGTTTTCAGTGTCAAGGAAGTAATTTTAAATGAGCACCACAGTTTATAAAATTACGACACAGGCCAACTCGCTCGCAGTCGACACACTTTGGAGATCATCACTCCTTTGAGGCACAGAAAGGTTCTTTGTTGTGAATGTATTCCTTCAGGCGCGTTCCGATTGGTCTCTTCCTTCTAGTCTGTAGTGATTTTGTGGGAGCAGAGGATGCTGCACAACACAAACTCTGTTCTGCAGAAGTTACACCGAAGCTAAGTTTCATTTGGAATGAACGATCATTGATAAAAGAGACCTGTCCAGAAAGGAAACAACCCATAATATGGTGTGCTGTGTCCTGACTTTATACCTTATTTTTTTAACCAGCAATCTTAGGTTAGTGCCTCCATTATTCTAGTgcatttattgcaaaaaaaatgtcAAGCTGAAAAGTGACTGAGCCGGGCCTTAGAAAAGTGTGGAATACTAGTCAAATGTCTAATACCTGTTGGGTAACATGAAAACTTTCTAATATGACTTATGTTTGTTTTGTCTCCACCCTTtatttgtaattttgttttttggTCACAAATTGTTTATTAATATTCTTTTTCGTTAGCCTTTGGCCCTTGACATACTGTGATCTATTAACACATCCTTTGGCATTCTCATGCAGATTACACTACTGCAGAAGATCCTAGGAAAAGCGTCCGACACCTTCAAAATGTTGGTGGCATCGATCACCGACCATTTTGAGCTGTGCCTCACGAAGTGCAGGACATCATCTAATGTATGTGTTACTCCTTCTGTCAGCATGGGCTGAACTGCGTCGACCATTTCACTACCTTAGGGGATGAGAAAAATGTCACCAAATTTATTGGCCATTTTCTTGCACTGCTGTCATGCTGCATCTGTATGTTGATTAGCAGCTGTACCATATAGCTTCACATCATTCTGTTGTTCATTGCTCTACATTAGTTGCCAGGGCATCGTCAAGCAATACCTAAAAGCTGTGTTTTCTATTTCAGAAGTATAAAATTTAAACTGAACCACATTGTGGCCTACAAAAAGAGACAGGGTATCGACGAACAATGTGTGGCTGAACTGTTTACCTGCTGATGAATCTGCATGGCCAGCTGATTTCTCTGAGATGTATTTAAAGCCATGAAGAGTAGGATTTGTTCAGTGCAAAGAAAAGCATTGCTTGCCCTTGTCTTATTGAAGAGTAACCGCCTCTAAAAGGGGGCTATAGTGTGCTGTTTGGTCTGCTCTCTAACCTGAGATACAaatgcgtcaaaacgttctcgACAACATGCAGCAAATTGCATTTGAAAAGTGCAAGTAATTAAAAGAAAGAAGTGGACCGTGGATGCAAAGATGGTTGATTTCTTGTCGCATGCACatgtctctctcttctttctttacaGAGTGTTCATCATGAAAACTCCTATCGTGATCCTAAGGCCAAGCATTGCTATGCTGATGAGCCCCCTGGCCAACGACTGGCCACCCGAAGCCAGTTGATGAAGGAGTGACTGGTCAGCAAGGCATCAGTTCTGTGGCGGCTTGCGTTCTGCTGTGTTTCTCAATTCCTAATGTGTGGCCTGCAACCAGCCTGTTTAGCTTGAAAGCTGAGGTTGTTCAATTGGTTCTCTGCTTTGTTTACAAGAAGCATGACTGATTGCCTTGGTGTGTAGATTTGGTAGCATCTTAGCATACTAAAATGGTACACCAGGTAATGGTGTGCAAGCGGCTAAATTTAGCGTGTAAGTCATTTTGTTGTCTGTGAAGAGTTGTTCACCACTTATTTTCCCACTGTGTTGGTCTTGCTGGTGGGTATTATGACCCGGTGAATCACTGAAGAGGCACGTGGGACCTGAACTGTCGTATCCAGTGAAATGTTCGCTTGTTCTTGTAGGATTCGTTCTGCATTAACAGATTTCATGCAACCAAACCTGCACCTTGTACATACTGCCTATGCAGTTTGTAGAGTCTCTGCGTAGCAAAGTGCAACTGCGCAGTCAAGTACAGGAAGTCTATTTTGATGCCCAACACAGAATCCTTCTATGTCGTTGCTATGCTGCTTTGATAATGCTATGCATTGTAGGTCATGTTCATCATTTGCAGGTATCAGGTAAAGCGAATTCTGTAAGTTGATCCCACTGCTCGCATCCTGGTGCTCCTGTAGCCTTCACCGGAGCCATCACATGATCCTTCTAGGATGGATGCGCACATGATTCATGAGGGACagcttttaaagggacactgagaacatcatttctgttcttggTAAAAGCAGATTCAatggctctttctgggtatgttgatgtttgtctggcagcaaaagatgcatttattggggagaaaattgcatttaaaacttttctcGCCCTTCAGTTCAAACTCTACATCTGTAATAAGGGAGACTCAttggtatccacccaagcgcacccatatggctacaaaggaaagctatacaggttTCTCAAACATTCGTCTTGGTCCGGGGTTTTGAAACCTTGACCACCGCTTCatcagagcagtcgctctaccaactgagctaaccgggacggcaagcaagggtggatgccaatgagtaattactcccttattacaaatctactccaaattgggggattcccctaaacatttgaccaaactCGACATCTATTCTGAAAAGAATTCCGTGATCACTTTTAAAGTGAATGGTGATGTAGCCTAGTCTTTGGTACCCATGCCCAAAAAACTTGCGTCGATGCAGcacagtttacttgcgaaatcagcCGTTGGTGGCGACATCTGTGTTTCGTTTTTgttgtcttttctagcttataaatgcTCCCTTTTCTGCGAAAGTAGTGTTTTTGTCGTTCTATCACTCTATCAGTACCAGACAACTTGAATATGttctcagtgtctctttaatgtCACTAGCTACTTCCAGTACAACACTTGTCAACAATGACGGCAAAATTGATTTATTGAGGATTGTGAAATGGTTCACATTTAGCATTCAGTATTTTCTCTTTCTGGTTGAACAAATATGATGGCATTGACACTTCTGTGTATGAGGATAATTGCTTCTGCTTTCTCGGTGGAAATCAGTTGCTGCCATAGCaattgcattgcattgcattggCTTAATATCTGTGCCTTGCATTGCTTCTTTTGCCTTGTTCTTTTGCTTGTGATAGTGGGTGAAAGAAAGGGAAAATGAATGGTGTTGCATAGTAAGTTTTGTGTTTAATATTTGTAGCTTAGACACGGTCTTGCTTGAAAAAAtaggctcatttttttttgtagaaataagctgcagtttttatAGATTTTCTCTGTTGTGTACCTTGCTATCGTTTGTGAATGTCCAACACCgtcagttttatttttgtacatAATAGTGTTGTCCTCTCCTCTCATGTACAGATGTCCTGAATggtctttttttttacacattttGCTGACTTTGTATTTATGTTCTCTGCTCTGAGAGCATAGCCTTCTTGTCAAGTCGCACATTTGAAGCTGTTTATCTTATTTTGCTTTGGCTCATGTGAATGACACTTGTTTAGTCTGTGCATAGTTCAGCCACGTAGTTGCAAAATTGCAAAGTTGCAAAGTAAAAGGATGATTTCATTCCCCGCAATTCAAGAAACAAACAAATTCAGGAATGTTAAGATCTGTATATGTAAGTGAAGAGAATAAATGCTGTATATGATACTCCATAACATGTGTAACAATAGGGTTAAGTTCAGTGCCTCCAGTTCAATTTAATTTGTACATTTGTTGTAATTTGTGTTCGGATTTCTGTGCACTCTATTGCTTTTATGCCTGTATATATGCAGCCTGTCCACGTCGCTTCTGGAGGGATAAGGTCTCAGCTTCAGTCCAAAATAAAATTGCTTACAACAGAGCTCCGATGTGTCCTTTGCCTCCTTGACAGTACTGATGAGGCTTGAAGAAATCGTTCGAATAGATTTAATTAGCGGGAATCGTGAGAGCATGCGAATTATTTGCTGTTAACCACCATGTCATCGCCACCTCGAAAATTGGAGAGGTGCGGCGATCAAGGAAACTACAGATGGAGTTATAACTATAGTGTACTAGATTATAGTTATAAACTCTTGTTCTAGTCCGGTTCTGTTTGCCGATTCCTTTGCCGCGAAGTCGCCACTGTAACGAAACCAGACAATCATCTGCTCTatgaaccgaaaccgaaactcggAAGTCGAAGGTTGAGTTGTGTAAACGTATTGTCTCGTACATTGTAATTAAGTACAGAGACATTTCAAGAAAGGCGCCTTTTTGTGTCATTATTCACTTCACTATTACATCCTGGCTTGCTGGAAAACAAACCTGCCGCTCACAAGCGCGGGCTCCTCTAACCGGCATTGACATCAGTTACAAGCGCGACGTCGCGTGCATGCTTATCACCTGTGGCGGTGTTGCGCCGCTTAATCTTTACGATACTCGAAGATTGATTCCTTTGAACCTTAGTGCGCGGCAATGTCTGAAAGTATAGCACTGCACACGGTGATCTATGTGCTTTGTGCGGTACTTCAGTTTGACTTGGTGAGCGGAAAAGGCAAGTGCGCGTTCCCTTTAAGTGTGCTGCTTTGTGTACGTACTGCGAAGCGCTCGCTCAATTGAAGAGAGACAAACCATAATATGTCTACATAGCACTATCAACTTTCTTCATCCAGAGAAGCCAGTTACATTGTTGTTTCGCATGCCGTAATGCTTTGGAGAGTCTTTTGTATAACGTTGCATTTAGTTTTCTCTCCTTTGGATGCCTGCGCGGATACAGTTGATCAAACTTCATTTAGGAATAGTTCGTTTGCTCTGACCtttcgtttttgtttataatttttGTGTTATGGTTCTGATGGTTATGTATTATTGCTATATTCTCGTTTGCTAAGGCCTAATCGTGAAACTCGCTGGCTCTGGTTAGCATCGCGCGAACTCCTCATGAGCTGCCTCTTCCCATCGCTCCCCGAATTCTGCTGAGATTTCAGAGAGCACTAATTGCATAAAACTGCCATGGCCTCAGTGACAACACTTTTTCTACTACACAGACATGCAAAATTAAATAGTAATCCGAAGGAGCTGCAGTCAATTTCTCTTCTACTCCACTCATTACTCTCGTTACTTTAGGCACGTTAACAACTGCGTGGCATGATATTAGTGGGACCATTCTCTGCAGAGTAGAAAGCAGCGTGCAGCTCTGTGTGTATGTGGGTTAAGTGGAGCGATATGTTGTGATGAAGGAAGAGGGTGCTAAATTATTCACTTGATTGGTTACAGCACCACTGTAAAAAGCGGATTACGGCTAAACTGAATGCATCAGCGTAACGCTAATCACTTTGAGTCGGTTACTCGTGTGTTTCAGCTCGGAGACTGCAGGAATGCTGAAAAGGCTTTGCGAAGATAACTTACTGGGCAGGAAAGATAGGGTATCACATTTGTGGAGTGTTAAGTCAGGCACCCACTTTATGTTGCTTTTAAAAACGGATACAAAGGCAGGCTTAGCTCATTTGGATCCAATTAATCAGCCTCTTGCAAGTCTTGCACACTCTGAAGTTGGATGTAATTGAACGgacccctgaaaaaaaaatgggaccCAAATCTTTGATGTAGACAGGCAGGACTGTGGAAGTGTGCATAAGATGTCTGTTCACATTTCGCACGATGCTCTTTGCAGAACCTGTTGGCAAGAGGTCATCCAGTGAATGGTATCCCAGCACCTACACCACAACACTATGTGGGGGTGTACTAGCAGTTCTCTTCTTTGTTGTTGCTCGGGAAAAGCTCAACCTGTCCAAAATAAAGGTGACTGCAGCATATTGTTTTATATCTGCCAGTTCTTCATTTTTGATCATATGTTACGACTACTAAATTTCAAACCATCTTCTTCATATTACAGACACATGACCCCTTCAAACAaaggcaaagaaaacaaaatgggaGGTCAGTGAAGGTTCTCTATGGGACACAGACAGGAAATGCAAAGGTTTGTCACCTTATGAGCAAACATTTATTATAGTGCTCATACCTAATTTGACTCATTGCTTTATTTGGAGTTCCTTAATCTGGCCGAAGTGCCTCTCTATGCAAGCAAGGTACAGTGGCATTAGGCTTCAGTCGGTTTTAAAACAGAACCAGCAAAACCTATCGAAAACACAAATCTTCATTGTTTGCTTTGCCTTAATTTACACTTGGAGATTCAAAGcacaagtttctttttttcccatGAAAAAGTGTGCAGACTCTTGAATACAGACTAAAGGGAACAGTGCTTAACTGATATCAAATTAGGTGAAGTCAGCTTCTTAAGTGTTGAATAGCTCTGCACAGTTGGAAGGGAAGTCTAATCACACATTAAGTACCATAATGTCTGCATCAAGGCTGTATGAGCAAGAGCAAGGCAGTTGCATGTCGTAAGCCTGCTCTTTTTTATGCTCTGTTTATACTCTATAGAACTAGCTTCATGTATTTTGCACGGGATCTGTGAGGAAGCCATTGTGTCTAGTGGACGTTGTGTATTGTTGCATAATCGAAAGTGTGTTGCAGTGTCTTCAACACTGAAAGCACTATTGTAATGGCTTAGTGGTGGGTGGTAGTGGACGAACCCTTGCTTTCAGGGGCAACCTCAGCAGTGGTGGCTTCATTGTGATACCGGCAAAATGGAAGAACGCCTGGGTGTCGAGATTTCAGTTCTCGTTAAGGAACGACAGGGTGTCGCagttaatccagagcccttcactgtgaTGCGCAGAGTAGCCCACGGTGTTTCTTTGGAACATGAAGATCCATCAATTATCAATCACTCTCAAAAGGTCACAACATGTAAATAGCTTTTCATTCAGGGGATCTTTTCATTCAGTGGcactttttttcgtttctttcagATTTTGTCTGAGAAACTTGCAGCTGAGCTGGACGCACTGGACTACAATGTCGAAATTGTCAACTTGAAACATGTGGAGCCAGAGGAATGCTTGCTTGGCCAGGTGAGCTGTTCAGTATGTCATGGCAGTAGCTTGAGGAAGTAAAAACTCTGACAGACCAGTGATCGGTTACTAGCAGGAGCTCTCAGCTTGAAGTCCTCCCGCTCTCATTGGactgtttttatttctttccataCTGATTTTCTCTTATACTGTAATGGCCATTTCGGGAAGCATCCTTGCTTCAAAGCATAATTCTTTTTGTGTTATGAATTCAGCATGTAATTAGTAGAGACCATAAGCTTGCAAAGCAATAATGGCAGCTGATATGGGTGAATCTTCTATAAATAAAATAAGCCTCTCAGTTTTAGCTGTTACAGCGTATTAATTTGATCACTGTATTACCTGTAAGCATGACTGCGGTAACTATACTTTTTCGTTAGGGTTATTTAGAGTGCTGATATTTTGTGCTCAAACATGCAGGTGAAAGCAAAGGGGCTTTGCGTCTTCATTGTGTCAACATATGTAGATGGATCACCCCCTGACGAAGCAACGTGGTTCTATGACTGGCTCAAGGACACATATGCGGATTTCCGAGTGCAAAAGTACTACCTGCAGGGCCTCTGTTATGCCATCTATGGGCTTGGGGATTCAGCCTATGGCGACAGTTACAACAAGGTATTCTTACTGGCTTCAGTTTGgcttaattttattattattattattattattattattattattattattattattattattattattattattattattattattattattattattattattattattattattatctatcaGCTGTACCTAGGCACGCTACATGACACTTTTCTGTTAGTTTGCCGCGTTCAGTTTTacagggctttctttttttttctcactgactTTTTTGTAACATTATGTGCTTGTTTCTTATGTGTCAGTGTGTATGGAGACGCTAGTGCAATGTATAATTCTTAATTGGGTCCTTTGTAACCCTCTAATTATTCATAGAGAAACCACGTGATGCTTCGCATTTCGTCTTGTGATGTTTAACAGAGTCGTcatcatttcgatggaggcaaaatgcaagacTCCCGTGTGCTATTTGATGTCCGTGCACAGTaatgaactccaggtggtcaaaattaatccgcagccctctAACATAGCACCTTTTTCTCTCTCCTGTTTCTTTCATTCCCTGCTTCATTTCTTGCCTTGCAACATGGTTGAGGCATTCGCTGTGATTGAAATAGTTGCTAACCTTTCCTTGCCT
Protein-coding sequences here:
- the rad50 gene encoding DNA repair protein rad50; translated protein: MSMLEKLQIQGIRSFGPKDSDKQMMTFFSPLTLILGCNGTGKTTIIECLRNATTGDLPPGQGKVFIHDPKLNREVEVNAQIKLKFIDVTGCANVLTRSFLLRQNKATTTFKTVDTALVQYNKDGTKTTATPRCFDVGATVIELLGVPRAILENVIFCHQTDSNWPLSEGQTLKTKFDNIFAATQYIKALEQIRKQKIEYMNGVKMLKEALKYLRQNKEKADEYEEEAAKAEQRLEDYAITTRGIEEDLEPLRAAWKTLEEKQDEERSLQQKLNAEKEQLQYTENEVKRITSNLKEVFTGSVEQLKQQIQNFEEQMLEDKASLEVEKRTLQETCSLMNKNSDEHKKLLPMLGQLQSEQLAVQETSQKIEAKLERLNDRLSLNADISSSNSLKDKVTSVLAGLEKKKKEAQRFFDDAKQENEEREKALQGDVDSVREQKSKCEQKIDSVRKSIDENGKEIMRIRKELLDAKTYSSQVRELNSEIERFKEQISVLEGKDTRESLKEKIDTDQQLKDEITGKLDKLNAELVNAQRFSKEQAELERIKQDVEEKATALAAIIAENKEKFVELLGSVPTSDYSKHLKEKAAQIEADVNCLRTTVNKFQAKQSSLEAQLKMLAEDLRNKESELEKSRKKILGVCGSENLDGSISQLNEDIEKARKETGELTGSLAMYQRYIASLKAKPCCPLCKRDFAERRLAASLASDLERRICEIPTQAKTMSDVISEKENLFNAMQRLKGDETKMNQLKTRDVPKLKKKIEELKAEQASLETQRSKEEEILDSRLFDLAMANSMTGEAEHIDRLELDISALRRNLASKSPRVQQLGSMKSVDSILSEIQDLTSQAKACDKSLSSFRSQQEQFHSLDMSLKDAQSAKLRLESKMKEESILYEQKTKLESESQTLKSSLEALKRELQEHQRQLDKAIKAKSKAMSDSESVLDRLRSEVSQRGLEMEDLRKHFDKIQEYHNSGNPQMLQDVKKKLDALKVLSQKLETEKEEKTALVRRLEQGLSRQELRERELKDNLHLKDLQKKKVQHTDKIAEIREEMKRAGLVDLEVEKRKVGERIERLKREQRLIESKEGELRVKIDAAKKELSGHFKDAGKKYMTALKEMHVKEFIGKDLDMYYRAVNYAVLKYHEQKMKDINRVIKELWRDTYCGDDIDYIQIKTDTDDKGLESSRRSYNYRVVMTKGKVEQDMRGRCSAGQKVLASLIIRLALAETFCQNCGILALDEPTTNLDRSNIHGLALSLGRIVQARMQQRNFQMIVITHDEEFLRLLSERNGLAEYFYKVEKSDDGCSRLQKCRLSTIM
- the LOC144120973 gene encoding SREBP regulating gene protein, producing the protein MVTKVIVRFLKKRIVLAVIFCVSLLYCLSSLLREDSLGVETNETLEKISLPPSSFKWHVDKEKGNSSAAVSCRNSVQGKVLVADDRGYVCQRSEVASNGCCIAEAASTRRYCCDTCQPNGCCSIYEYCISCCMHPQKITLLQKILGKASDTFKMLVASITDHFELCLTKCRTSSNSVHHENSYRDPKAKHCYADEPPGQRLATRSQLMKE